The proteins below are encoded in one region of Clostridium estertheticum:
- a CDS encoding O-acetylhomoserine aminocarboxypropyltransferase/cysteine synthase family protein, producing the protein MKFNTKLIHGNLKTDETGATNTPLHLSNAFAHNTAEKLEGIMKGTSMGYAYTRISNPTVTSFERRIASIEVGLTATATASGMSAIYLAIMNIVECGDEIIASSGLFGGTYALLKNLKSYGINVKFLENLDEESLEDVINKNTKIVFGETLGNPKLDVLDIEEVAKVCNKHNVIFIVDSTITTPFLIRPIEYGADIVIHSTSKYINGTSNSIGGIIVDGGSSKYKDIKYKNFNEYSKKFGKMAYTAKLRNTVGKDIGASLAPFNAFLNLTGIETLSLRMREHCSNTLAVAKFLSNNSKVTSVNYPSLPTSKYYNITQKYYKNGASGVLTFRLGSKENAFKFINNLKMIVNITNIGDTKTLIIHPASTICSSNTNVEKEQMGVFDDLLRLSVGIEDIEDILFDIESAINSIN; encoded by the coding sequence ATGAAATTCAACACTAAATTAATACATGGGAATCTAAAAACTGATGAAACAGGAGCAACTAATACGCCACTACATTTATCAAATGCATTTGCTCATAATACGGCAGAGAAGTTAGAGGGCATAATGAAGGGTACAAGTATGGGATATGCGTACACTAGAATTTCAAACCCTACGGTTACTTCGTTTGAAAGAAGAATTGCAAGTATCGAGGTAGGCCTCACAGCTACTGCTACTGCCTCTGGTATGAGTGCTATATATCTTGCAATAATGAATATTGTTGAGTGTGGAGACGAAATAATAGCATCTAGTGGCCTTTTTGGGGGAACTTATGCACTTCTTAAAAATCTAAAAAGTTATGGTATAAATGTTAAGTTTTTAGAAAATTTAGATGAAGAGAGTTTAGAAGATGTTATAAATAAAAATACAAAAATTGTATTTGGAGAAACATTAGGTAATCCAAAGCTAGATGTATTGGATATAGAGGAAGTAGCTAAGGTTTGTAATAAACATAATGTTATTTTTATTGTAGATTCAACTATAACAACTCCATTCCTTATAAGACCAATTGAATATGGAGCAGATATTGTTATTCATTCAACTTCTAAATATATAAATGGAACCTCAAATTCTATCGGTGGAATCATAGTAGATGGTGGAAGTAGTAAATATAAAGATATCAAGTATAAAAATTTTAATGAGTATAGTAAAAAGTTTGGGAAAATGGCCTACACTGCAAAGCTTAGAAATACGGTCGGAAAAGATATCGGAGCGTCTCTTGCACCTTTTAATGCTTTTTTAAACCTAACTGGAATTGAAACATTGTCACTTAGAATGAGAGAGCATTGTTCAAATACCCTAGCAGTAGCAAAATTTTTAAGTAACAATAGTAAAGTAACATCAGTAAATTATCCGAGTCTTCCAACTTCTAAATACTATAATATAACTCAAAAGTATTATAAAAATGGAGCTAGTGGAGTTTTAACTTTTAGGCTTGGGAGCAAGGAGAATGCTTTTAAATTTATTAATAATTTAAAAATGATCGTTAATATTACAAATATTGGTGATACTAAAACCTTAATTATTCATCCTGCCTCAACAATATGTTCTAGTAATACTAATGTTGAAAAAGAGCAAATGGGAGTTTTTGATGATTTGTTAAGGCTTTCTGTTGGAATAGAAGATATTGAAGATATACTATTTGATATTGAGAGTGCTATTAACTCCATTAACTAA
- a CDS encoding alpha-amylase family glycosyl hydrolase, translating to MEDNKNEHIKIMDIDPYLKPYEKDINLRMDSYTSSKKKLLGYNQDFKSFANGGLYYGFHLIDGGWIYREWAPNADALYLIGDFNYWDPHTHPMQKTENGNWEIFLPGVQSLKHMSCVKVRVVAKGISRDRIPLYIKRTVQNTITHDFVGQIWQPDHDFKWKDSEFHIKSEETLFIYEAHVGMAQEKDGIGTFNEFTENILPRIKADGYNTLQLMAIMQHPYYASFGYQVSNFYAVASWFGTPEDLKKLINTAHQMGIAVLLDLVHSHSIKNIAEGINEFDGTDYQFFHTGVKGNHPAWGTKLFNYGKPEVIHFLLSNIKFWLEEYHFDGYRFDGVSSMLYHHQGLGVAFTDYSKYFSMETDIEAITYLQFANDLIREVNPTAITIAEDMSGMPGMCIPVSFGGLGFDYRLSMGVPDLWVKTLKELPDEEWSMNQLWYELTSRRPMEKNIGYSESHDQALVGDKTLMFRLAGKEMYSHMLKDDDNLIINRAIEIDKLIKFITITLGGEGYLNFMGNEFGHPEWIDFPREGNNWSYKYARRQWSLMENKDLKYDYLSNFDREMINFIKHYNVLSATDLQNLWTDEKLKLIAFRKGGLVFLFNFNPSHSFPKYELPTSENGDYKVVFNSDEDMFGGQSRISTDYIYHTEALKQKIGNMGVIINMPSRTVLVLKKV from the coding sequence ATGGAGGATAATAAAAATGAACATATTAAAATAATGGATATTGATCCATACCTTAAGCCTTATGAAAAAGATATTAATCTTAGAATGGATTCTTATACATCTTCTAAGAAAAAATTACTAGGTTATAATCAAGACTTTAAATCTTTTGCAAATGGTGGATTATATTATGGCTTTCATTTAATAGATGGAGGATGGATTTATAGAGAATGGGCCCCTAACGCTGATGCTCTTTATTTGATTGGTGACTTTAATTATTGGGATCCACATACACATCCAATGCAAAAAACAGAAAATGGAAATTGGGAAATTTTCTTACCAGGAGTACAATCTCTTAAGCATATGTCATGCGTTAAGGTAAGGGTAGTAGCTAAAGGAATATCAAGAGATAGAATTCCACTTTATATTAAGAGAACAGTGCAGAATACTATTACGCATGATTTTGTAGGACAAATTTGGCAGCCAGATCATGATTTCAAGTGGAAGGATAGCGAATTTCATATTAAAAGTGAGGAAACATTATTTATATACGAGGCTCATGTAGGCATGGCACAGGAAAAAGATGGCATTGGTACTTTTAATGAATTTACAGAAAATATACTTCCAAGAATAAAGGCTGATGGTTATAATACGTTGCAACTTATGGCAATTATGCAACATCCTTATTATGCCTCTTTTGGTTATCAAGTATCTAATTTTTACGCCGTTGCATCATGGTTTGGTACCCCAGAGGATTTAAAAAAATTAATTAATACTGCTCACCAAATGGGAATTGCAGTGTTACTTGATTTAGTACATTCTCATTCAATTAAAAATATAGCTGAGGGTATTAATGAGTTTGACGGAACTGATTATCAATTCTTTCATACTGGTGTTAAAGGAAATCATCCAGCTTGGGGCACAAAGCTATTTAATTACGGAAAACCAGAGGTTATTCATTTTCTTTTATCAAATATTAAGTTTTGGCTAGAAGAATACCATTTTGATGGTTATCGATTTGACGGTGTGTCATCCATGTTATATCATCACCAAGGATTAGGAGTAGCATTTACAGATTACAGTAAATACTTTAGCATGGAGACGGATATAGAGGCAATTACATACCTTCAATTTGCAAATGATTTAATTAGGGAAGTTAATCCTACAGCGATAACAATAGCTGAGGATATGAGTGGAATGCCAGGAATGTGTATACCGGTAAGCTTTGGTGGTCTGGGTTTTGATTATCGCTTATCTATGGGGGTACCTGATCTTTGGGTAAAAACACTAAAAGAGTTACCTGATGAAGAATGGAGTATGAATCAATTATGGTATGAATTAACTAGTAGAAGGCCTATGGAGAAAAATATAGGTTATTCTGAATCACATGATCAGGCCCTTGTAGGTGATAAAACATTAATGTTTAGGTTGGCCGGTAAGGAAATGTATTCTCATATGCTTAAAGATGATGATAACTTAATAATAAATCGTGCAATAGAAATTGATAAGCTTATTAAATTTATTACTATAACTTTAGGTGGAGAGGGTTATTTGAATTTTATGGGGAATGAATTTGGTCATCCAGAATGGATTGATTTTCCAAGAGAAGGTAACAATTGGAGTTATAAATATGCAAGAAGACAATGGAGTCTTATGGAAAACAAGGATCTTAAATATGACTATTTATCAAATTTTGATAGAGAAATGATAAATTTTATAAAACATTATAATGTTTTAAGTGCTACTGATTTACAAAATCTTTGGACTGATGAGAAGCTTAAATTGATTGCATTCAGAAAAGGAGGACTCGTGTTTCTATTTAATTTTAATCCATCGCACTCTTTCCCAAAATATGAGCTTCCAACCTCTGAAAATGGTGATTACAAGGTTGTTTTTAATAGTGATGAGGATATGTTTGGTGGACAAAGCAGAATTTCAACGGACTACATTTATCATACTGAGGCATTAAAACAAAAAATAGGTAATATGGGGGTTATAATAAATATGCCAAGCAGAACAGTGCTAGTATTAAAGAAAGTGTGA